Below is a genomic region from Asterias amurensis chromosome 4, ASM3211899v1.
aaactggaaaaatgagtagcccggctgtaaatctggtagtcccgggctagcgggctagtggcaatttcgacccctgatctacttgccaggttaattttgttctttagagaactgtcttgctttatgtcctactactgcagtagattttaggaatttgggagacttctcagttctgaaaagaactgtcctaccTATGAACTGCTACCCGGGCgaaaggtagaaaatcagccATTACTACTAGCTTAGCTTTTAGTGGATTTGTTATTAACTGCTCTGcagcagagtgagttcttaaagggtctcaatgtttcaactagcttgctctagtcatcatcaggagactgtGTAATGTCACACAGACAACTCATTTTAACATGAATTTTAGTGCTTAGAGAAATCGACccccctgcagccgatttcacgaaacactaggattaatcgtatcttgagttaggaagactaactcgtcctaatttagaATGGGTTAAAGGCGTCCaaacgtctttggatacggaacttaacgtGTCCTAAGTACTaatattaatcctaagttagaaagagtttggtgtaATCGACAGCTGGTCTGTCACGTAGCAAGAATTTACCTCTTTGCACCACCAGCATCTGGTGAGACAATGATAGAATTCTCCCAAGTTGGTATATTCTCCTTAATCCACTTCAGTACGGCTGGCTCAGCATACAGGTTGTCAACAGGAATGTCGAAGAACCCCTACACAAATGGGAGAATTTTGCTGGTTAAATTCAATGTCTTTTGTCcataaaatgtaaatttgctGGGCAACAATGTGTTTAtgctaaaacaatgacattacTAAGAATTaactacaaataaataaatagtaaacttgcgggtacaaccaatGTGCTAAATCTCTTGTGTGGGAGTGTTGACTCTGAACAAAATGGGCATCATCAACTTGGCGCTTGCCTGGTAGAATGCACTAACTTCCCAAGAAACTTTTACGAACAATGGTTAaaagccttgctcaagggcacaagtgtcatgactgggattggaacccacacttatgtatttacttcacatctctattaacttttacttcttttttgctttcatctcaaagcgcatagggactattctgtgattgtgatatgcactatacaaaaatggttcattattattattattacactttGCTGCTGACCCCCCAGAGCTTGGGTTCAGGGACCACCAGTCCACGCCAAGCCACAAATAGGCTTTAGGTATGCAGAAGTGTTTTAATTGACCATTGTCTGAAATTTCTTCAAGATGCTGACGTTACAAACCTGTATTTGAGATGCATGGAGGTCCATTGTGATAATATGGTCAGCCCCGGCTACAGAAAGCATGTTTGCAACCAGCTTAGCTGAAATTGGAGCACGACTCTGTATggagacaaaaattaaaatattttttaacatagttgtaattttcttccattttatttttccaatAACTTGGCTAAAGgcactgaaaataattgttagcataaaaacttacctggtaacaagcaatggatagctgttgatagtataaaacattgtgagaaacagctccctctaaagtaacataggtCTTAAcaattgagaaagaggtaatttctgactcaaatattaaaagacttcatgcctaaagccttttttaggtatcttaaagcacacaatctTTAATTTATTAAGGTTACTGTTTTCTGTGGTATTGTGGTTTAACTTGTGcaattttcacattttaatattttaagtgTTGCTGTACTAAAGGATTCTAAATTTCATGTACTTTTATACAGGCCtacttgacgaataaaccattcaattcaattcaattcaattcaattcaattcaatttaatttttctCTTCCAACTTCAAAATTACCAATTGtatcaaaattttcaaaggtttgttttttgttgcatatgttgggataggccctacaccaagtgagaatactggtctttgacaattaccaaaaaaggCTGATGCCTTTAATCAGCCACTTACTTTATCTTTCTTGTCTTGTCTTGCGTATGGAAAGCAAGGAATGACGGCGGTGACACGAGACGATGAGGCAATCTTACAGGCATTGATCATGATGAGCAACTCCATCAAGTTATCGTTGATGTCACCACATCCGCTCTGTACGATGTAGACATCCTCCCCTCGGACACTCTCACCAATCTCAACACTGAAAGAATAAACAGAAATCATTATCAATTTTTCAAGAATCTTGCTAGAAAACTAGGTCGGTAGAAAGCCATCTCATTTTTTAAGGACATAAATACTTTGAAAGTAAAAGAGTGTACCCGTAGCGGTAGTTACTAGTAATAGTATATGTAATTTAAAGTGAGGtgcaaaatttgttattatGTTTTAAGAAGGAAGATaacattattaaaaatttacaaactGACAAAAGGAAAAAGCATAGGCCTACAAGTTCAACTGATAAACATAccacttcaaaaacaaaatttcaaaagtacTTTATTCAAATTTTACCCTTTGAATTCATTAGACATGTTGTTACTAGTTGCTGGGGTTTTTTATAATTCgatttggtttatttatttaattatcgtagcgtcatacgttatcgaccctcatatgttttcggtccccaactttgattcccgtttaccgcaagattgtgcaagctgcaccgatGACAGAAGCTacgcagtttactcacggtctgtattttcatcaggcttaatcatgctgagaataaagtttcctgacgTTGGTTatactcaaacatttataaaatgattgatttttggtactaatcactagtgcattattatgccaacatttaagtgagtcaaagaaacatcatccaacctcgaaagttcaaaacaaaattactatctgctagattgagtttcattctgctttagtcactagatggattaCGTgtggtggttactatttgggattctatggtgcgcaaatgtggggaaaatattaaaatattttaagtgaaaatgacaacaattttttttatttatttacttcataactgttataaattccgataagcgtaataaatattaagtctacatttaagagaaaatatcatagattggtttcttatctcctaaaaccaaacattactggtctgaaatgggggaaaacgggtggggtgttttactttcatgccttatgatatctctggattctaatatagtagccataatgccttaggacaaaaatgtaattaaatttgttaagtactaattgaataatatttttgatttactttgcccgccatactagcttcggaatattcaataaaataccaaccaatgaaaggtgtgaaaacatatgacgttgctccaatgtcgtccatgcacaagcactgttaatggcggactgtctctcgcaacgtaaaaccaaaactttaaaaatttcaacacaccatgaagtgaaagtgttattgttaaaaaattggatagatgatttgaaaaaaaaaaaattagtttttgattgtgaacaattttcctgatatcctactgaaaacacacgACACCAGGATACTTTTTGGATGAAcactttgttgtttatttgttttttgtttaaaaaccatCATTGACCCGTTATATATCATGTATATGTGTCTGCGCACACAACACTCAACAGCCAgcatcaaaacacacacaaaacacatgACCGAATTTTTCTAAAATTAAACTTGACCCCAAACCTTACCATGTTTCTTGATTACTGAATTTCTTTGTGACAACTTTTCCAACCTCAAGCCCCAATCTATCTACGATCTTCTGAGCCAAATCAATGTGGGATGACCCGCTAAACACTTTGACGTTCGGCATCTTTCTGTCTTTCAAGTCGGTTTTCAAGTCGAGCTCTTGATCCACCATTCATAAACATGCGTAGTGTCTTCGTGTGCATGTAAACGGCATAAACGATTAGGGACTTTTTCTCCGATGTTTTATTTTCTGCCACAAAGATGACATGTGCGCGCCAGTGGTGGCGCGCTCGCGGGAAAAGTTTATGGTGAAATTATTACagctatataataataatgttgaataagcaaaacaaaacaaaaagtacaaaattatCTAATTATAGATAACATAATTTCAAAAAATAtgttgtgcttttaaaaagAATTATTAAACGAAAATTTGTATTAATATATTTATACTTTTAGAGCGAGTATGACCCGTAGTTGACCCGACATTCCGGTGACCTTATTTTGGATGGAGCCCGCCCTCTCTTGGTAAAAAGCTGACGACGACAGACGACGAATGGCATGAATGGTTGTCGAATAACTTTGAGATTTACGCACGAAAATGGAAAGCAAATTGTCCTTTCAATTCTTGAATTTGTACCTGGTTTGATTTCCATATTTGCATAGGGACTAGTTGTACATTTAGACTACCTCATGGCTACTATAGCAGCTTCCAGAATACGACGGGAGCTCCGGGAAGTGAATGCTGACACGGAGGTGGGTATGCCGTTCGAATTGTTGATAAAATGGGGATGGGTGCTTTGAATGAGGGAGGCAAActgttgaaattgaatgactgaaTATACATATGACACATTGAGTTGTGATGACGCAATTGTATTTAATAGATACAAGATGACTGTCAATGACTTACACTTTTTAACTTATTAGTTATGATGAGTGCATTCAGCCATGCCCGAGACTGGGACTAGGAGAACAAAAAGGCCCTGCCTGCATAATTAGTTTAGTTCAATAAAAGCTTGTTGATTCTAAAAATTGAGAAATGAAGCTGTGCTGTGCTGTGCATCAAGTTTAGAGTTGGACTTGACTGTAAATTGGTTTAGATTTGAGCATGTTGAGGGTGTGTCGGGTTGCTGTCCAGTGAATGGGCGTGTTGGTTAACCCGGTACTTCATTGTGGTATGGTATCCACATTGCCCATGTCATattggtggcatggttggcttgttgGTAAAGcgctcaccaaggtgacccc
It encodes:
- the LOC139935965 gene encoding ribose-phosphate pyrophosphokinase 2, whose product is MVDQELDLKTDLKDRKMPNVKVFSGSSHIDLAQKIVDRLGLEVGKVVTKKFSNQETCVEIGESVRGEDVYIVQSGCGDINDNLMELLIMINACKIASSSRVTAVIPCFPYARQDKKDKSRAPISAKLVANMLSVAGADHIITMDLHASQIQGFFDIPVDNLYAEPAVLKWIKENIPTWENSIIVSPDAGGAKRVTSIADRLNVEFALIHKERKKANEVASMVLVGDVKDRVAILVDDMADTCGTVCEAARKLKDAGALKTYAILTHGIFSGPAISRINNSCVEQVVVTNTIPQEENMKQCSKITVIDISMMLAEAIRRTHNGESVSYLFSHVPL